From Bacillus sp. Bos-x628, the proteins below share one genomic window:
- a CDS encoding YkyB family protein translates to MDDYAHTKDIEPTAENISKAIYTVNRHAKTAPNPKFLYLLKKRALQKLLQEGKGRKVGLHFSNNPKYSQQQSDVLIEIGDYYFHLPPTKEDFEFLPHLGDLNQSYRNPKANMSLNRAKQILQTYVGLKEKPIVTKQKSHYTKPVFKRLGESYF, encoded by the coding sequence ATGGACGATTATGCTCATACTAAAGACATAGAACCTACAGCAGAAAATATCTCAAAAGCCATTTATACTGTTAACCGCCATGCTAAAACCGCACCAAATCCCAAGTTTCTTTATCTTTTGAAAAAACGTGCGCTGCAAAAACTATTGCAAGAAGGTAAAGGAAGGAAAGTGGGCCTACATTTCTCTAACAATCCCAAATATAGTCAACAACAGTCCGACGTGCTAATTGAAATTGGAGATTATTATTTTCACCTGCCTCCAACCAAAGAAGACTTCGAATTTTTGCCACACTTAGGAGATTTAAATCAATCATATCGCAATCCGAAAGCGAATATGTCATTAAACCGAGCGAAACAAATTCTTCAAACGTATGTCGGTTTAAAAGAAAAACCTATCGTTACAAAACAAAAATCACATTATACAAAGCCTGTCTTTAAAAGACTTGGAGAAAGTTATTTTTAA
- a CDS encoding MFS transporter, which produces MDIFKNRNFVRLFFAALASQMGTTVGNMAFAFYLLDHFSHQPAYATLAELMYSLPTICVFFMVGVVADRFDRKKVAENCDWIRAGLTIVLFIVIYLNSLPLIFLILFIRSAITKFFYPAEASLVQAILNKDQYAKAAGLNQMLFSLFMVFGVGIGALVYKTMGLHGAITIDLLSFIISGILIRSCNIPIEARQPNGQAGWRNLTIRTSLKDFKEGILYIIKNKLLASLIFGFFVFGLVNGAFAVLPMFTMKYGLSPDHFELHTSFFTIAIGVGLLVGSGIGTILAKKVNMHYLMSIPILIAGILIFVLGTTHTLWLFYVTSFVIGSCIGPINIVIGGWMPRIVHPRLMGRVSGWVDPLTMFAQSLTLGLIAILFPKLVTNISYIYYGMGIIILLVFLFYFITLPKFSREAAELDVQRELKGQGIR; this is translated from the coding sequence ATGGATATTTTTAAAAATCGAAACTTTGTTCGTCTCTTTTTTGCAGCACTCGCCTCGCAAATGGGGACAACAGTAGGCAATATGGCATTTGCCTTTTATTTGCTCGACCATTTTAGTCATCAGCCCGCCTACGCTACATTGGCAGAATTAATGTACTCACTGCCAACCATTTGTGTCTTTTTTATGGTCGGTGTGGTCGCAGACCGTTTTGATCGTAAAAAAGTCGCAGAAAATTGTGATTGGATTAGAGCTGGGCTGACGATTGTCTTATTTATCGTGATTTATTTGAATTCACTTCCGCTTATTTTCTTGATCTTGTTTATCAGAAGTGCCATTACGAAGTTCTTCTATCCAGCCGAAGCATCTCTTGTACAGGCAATTTTAAATAAAGATCAATACGCAAAAGCCGCTGGCTTAAATCAGATGCTTTTTAGTCTGTTTATGGTATTTGGCGTTGGAATTGGTGCTCTTGTATATAAGACAATGGGGCTTCATGGCGCCATTACGATTGATTTGCTCAGTTTTATTATTTCTGGAATTCTTATTCGTTCATGTAACATTCCAATTGAAGCACGTCAGCCAAATGGACAAGCAGGCTGGAGGAATTTGACCATTAGAACATCTCTTAAAGATTTTAAAGAAGGCATTTTATATATTATCAAAAATAAATTACTGGCTTCCTTAATTTTTGGATTTTTCGTTTTTGGTCTTGTAAATGGCGCTTTTGCTGTTCTTCCAATGTTTACTATGAAATATGGTCTTTCACCGGACCACTTTGAATTGCATACATCCTTTTTCACGATTGCCATCGGTGTGGGCCTCCTTGTGGGAAGCGGAATTGGCACGATTCTCGCTAAAAAAGTAAACATGCACTATCTTATGTCGATCCCTATTCTAATAGCAGGAATCCTTATTTTTGTGCTTGGAACAACACACACCTTATGGTTGTTTTATGTCACATCATTTGTGATCGGTTCGTGCATCGGACCTATTAATATCGTCATTGGCGGCTGGATGCCAAGAATTGTCCATCCTCGTCTCATGGGACGTGTTTCAGGCTGGGTTGATCCTTTGACCATGTTCGCCCAATCACTAACATTAGGTCTGATTGCAATACTATTTCCAAAGCTCGTGACAAATATCTCTTATATTTATTACGGTATGGGCATCATTATTTTACTCGTGTTCCTCTTTTACTTCATTACGCTGCCAAAATTCAGCAGAGAAGCAGCAGAGTTAGATGTACAACGTGAATTAAAAGGACAAGGTATTCGATAA
- a CDS encoding chemotaxis protein has translation MALNKQEILLDSGTNELEIVKFEIGSNQFGINVMKVREIIQPVEVTVVPHSHQDVEGMISLRGEILPVINLFSFFNVESDQSEQEKYIVTEFNQRKFVFHTGTVSQIHRVSWEEIEKPTALNQGMDRHLTGIIKLDEKMIFLPDYEKIIYDIESASGVDTYQLFDGEKDDRRTGKKLYVVEDSPLLMRLLTNELTEAGYKNIVTFEDGKQAYDHIMNLVSKGISVTEEIDMIITDIEMPKMDGHRLTKLLKDNPLTQSIPILIFSSLITEDLRHKGETIGADDQISKPEIHQLIEKVDHFIIQ, from the coding sequence GTGGCTTTAAACAAACAAGAAATTTTACTTGACTCTGGTACAAATGAATTGGAAATTGTAAAGTTTGAAATTGGTTCAAATCAATTCGGCATTAACGTCATGAAAGTAAGAGAGATCATTCAGCCTGTTGAGGTGACTGTTGTACCACATTCTCATCAAGATGTAGAAGGTATGATTAGTTTACGAGGCGAGATTTTACCAGTCATCAATCTATTTTCCTTTTTTAATGTCGAGTCAGATCAGTCAGAACAAGAAAAGTATATTGTGACTGAATTCAACCAACGGAAATTTGTGTTCCATACAGGAACTGTATCACAAATTCACCGCGTTAGCTGGGAAGAAATTGAAAAGCCAACTGCACTCAACCAAGGGATGGATCGCCATTTAACAGGCATCATCAAGCTTGATGAAAAAATGATTTTTCTTCCAGACTATGAAAAAATCATTTATGATATAGAATCTGCTTCAGGTGTAGATACCTATCAATTGTTTGACGGTGAGAAAGACGACAGACGAACAGGGAAGAAGCTGTATGTCGTAGAAGACTCTCCGCTTCTCATGCGTTTATTGACAAATGAATTAACTGAAGCAGGGTATAAAAACATTGTCACCTTTGAAGACGGCAAGCAGGCATACGATCACATCATGAACCTCGTCAGCAAAGGAATAAGTGTCACAGAAGAAATTGATATGATCATTACAGATATAGAGATGCCAAAAATGGATGGTCATCGCTTAACGAAATTACTCAAAGACAATCCATTGACACAGTCCATTCCGATTCTGATCTTCTCTTCATTAATCACAGAAGATTTGCGTCACAAAGGTGAAACGATTGGTGCGGATGATCAAATTAGTAAACCAGAGATTCATCAGCTGATCGAAAAGGTAGATCACTTTATCATCCAATGA
- a CDS encoding MFS transporter, translating into MLKSGIKTFKKKEAGFGLFLTAPVLAWALYDFANTIFSSNMITIFFPFYLQETIGDSARMDQIASTFISYANAIASFFLVIFTPLYGVLIDRTGKKKKYITMFTLICIACTFLMGVFAKIDFSSEWFGLPVSLLIVVTLFVLAKFFYHSSLVFYDTILPDLGTKDEIPLISGFGIAVGYLGTLVGLSVYLLVGNGQFHEAFIPTALLFFLFFLPFLFFVKDPHPLRQQVKKPSFFSGYQVIFQTVKDMKCYKPAFIFMIAFFFMNDSLQTAIAMMAVYAKIIIGFTAGQFILLYLVSTVSSIIGSFIFGYITKAIGAKRSITVVYLILIFALILAVTASTEWVFWIAGSLFGISLGASWGASRIFIIELTPREKRGQFFGLFAFSGKVSSIVGPIIYGSVTLFFAEYGNLASRLALGSLLILAAIGLVIHQFVRDKT; encoded by the coding sequence ATGTTGAAATCAGGAATAAAGACCTTTAAGAAAAAAGAAGCAGGTTTTGGGTTGTTTTTGACAGCACCTGTGCTGGCGTGGGCACTGTATGATTTTGCAAATACGATTTTTTCATCGAATATGATCACCATTTTCTTCCCGTTTTACTTGCAGGAAACTATAGGAGACAGTGCGAGAATGGATCAGATCGCAAGCACATTTATATCTTATGCGAACGCTATTGCTAGCTTTTTCCTTGTCATTTTTACGCCATTATATGGAGTCCTGATCGATCGAACAGGAAAAAAGAAAAAATATATCACGATGTTTACCCTCATCTGTATTGCCTGTACGTTCTTGATGGGAGTTTTTGCTAAGATTGATTTTTCAAGTGAATGGTTTGGTTTGCCTGTCTCGTTATTAATAGTTGTGACATTGTTTGTTTTGGCGAAATTTTTCTATCACTCTAGTCTTGTTTTTTATGACACAATTCTGCCCGATCTAGGAACAAAAGATGAGATACCACTTATTTCTGGATTTGGCATTGCCGTTGGATATTTAGGAACACTTGTTGGCCTCTCTGTTTACTTACTTGTAGGAAACGGCCAATTCCATGAGGCCTTTATTCCGACAGCTCTTTTATTTTTCCTCTTTTTTCTTCCTTTTTTATTTTTTGTGAAAGATCCTCACCCATTACGTCAGCAGGTAAAAAAGCCTTCTTTTTTTAGCGGATATCAAGTCATTTTTCAAACAGTTAAAGACATGAAGTGCTACAAACCTGCTTTTATCTTTATGATTGCTTTCTTTTTTATGAACGATTCTTTGCAAACAGCTATTGCGATGATGGCCGTTTATGCCAAAATCATCATTGGGTTTACCGCAGGGCAATTTATTTTACTTTACCTTGTGTCCACCGTTTCAAGTATTATAGGGTCTTTTATATTTGGTTATATCACAAAAGCAATTGGTGCAAAGCGCTCGATTACAGTCGTTTATCTCATTTTAATCTTTGCACTTATTTTGGCTGTGACAGCTTCAACCGAATGGGTCTTTTGGATAGCGGGCAGTTTGTTTGGTATATCACTTGGTGCTAGCTGGGGGGCGTCAAGAATATTCATCATTGAATTAACACCGAGGGAAAAACGCGGACAATTCTTCGGTCTATTTGCTTTCTCTGGGAAGGTTTCGTCCATTGTGGGACCTATCATTTACGGGTCTGTCACACTCTTTTTTGCAGAGTATGGGAATCTCGCTAGCCGTCTTGCACTCGGGTCTTTACTCATCCTAGCCGCCATAGGTCTTGTCATTCATCAATTCGTACGAGATAAAACGTAA